The proteins below are encoded in one region of Longimicrobiaceae bacterium:
- a CDS encoding PHP domain-containing protein: MAERLLRMDMHSHTHASFDCLCPPERILETARERGIDRLVVTDHNEVSAALELHRMDPERILVGEEVKTAEGADVIGILLREQIPKGTPARETCERIREQGGVVYLPHPFDTRRSGGGHLLDRLADLVDVVEAHNARTWKRGVNLRGERWALDHGKLLGAGSDSHTLGEMGRAFVEVPPFEPTREGLLAALRAGRIAGRGVASPLVAVASTYAKVHKALRLG; encoded by the coding sequence GTGGCTGAGCGCCTCCTCCGCATGGACATGCACTCGCACACCCACGCCTCGTTCGACTGCCTCTGCCCGCCGGAGCGCATCCTGGAGACCGCCCGCGAGCGCGGGATCGACCGCCTGGTGGTGACCGACCACAACGAGGTCTCGGCCGCGCTGGAGCTGCACCGGATGGACCCGGAGCGGATCTTGGTGGGCGAGGAGGTGAAGACCGCCGAGGGTGCAGACGTCATCGGCATCCTGCTCAGGGAGCAGATCCCCAAGGGCACCCCCGCGCGGGAGACCTGCGAGCGGATCCGCGAGCAGGGCGGCGTGGTCTACCTCCCCCATCCCTTCGACACCCGCCGCTCCGGGGGTGGGCACCTCCTCGACCGCCTCGCCGACCTCGTGGACGTGGTGGAGGCGCACAACGCGCGCACCTGGAAGCGGGGCGTCAACCTGCGCGGGGAGCGCTGGGCGCTGGACCACGGCAAGCTCCTGGGCGCCGGCTCGGACTCGCACACGCTGGGGGAGATGGGGCGTGCCTTCGTGGAGGTGCCCCCCTTCGAGCCCACGCGCGAGGGGCTGCTCGCGGCGCTGCGCGCGGGGCGGATCGCCGGGCGTGGCGTGGCGTCGCCGCTCGTGGCGGTGGCGTCGACATACGCCAAGGTGCACAAAGCGCTGCGGCTGGGGTGA